TTCGTGCTGGTGCGCAGCGAGGCTTCGCTGCCCAACGCGGGGCCGCGCAGCGCCGAGGCGCGGGTGGTGCTGAGCCGGGAGCGCCCCGGCCGCGGGCTGGGGGCGGCCCGGGCCAGCCTGGCGCTCACGCAGGAGCGGCAGCGGCGGGTGGTGCGGAAAGCCTTCCGCAAACTGGCCAAGATCAACAAGAAGCGGCAGCAGCCGCTGGCCCGGGAGGCCTCGTCGGCGGAGAGGATGGAGACGCTGGTGCACCTGGTGCTCTCGCAGGACCACACCATCCGACAGCAGATCCAGCGGCTCCGCGAGCTGGACCGAGAGATCGACAGGTACGAGGCTAAGATCCACCTGGACCGCATGAAGCGGCACGGCGTCAACTACGTGCAGGACACCTACCTGGTGGGCACGGGCGGCGAGCCCGAGCCGGGCCGGGAGCCCGGGCAGCccgaggagcagcagcagcagcagctgcaggaggaggagaactACGCCAGGAAGTGCgaggaggtgctgcagctgcaggagcagcgggcgcagcaggaggagctgctggagcacctGGCCGCCGAGATCCAGGAGGAGCTCAACGAGCGCTGGATGAAGCGGCGgcgggaggagctggagctggcggcggggcccgggctGGCCGACACGGACTGCGACACCACGGAGCtgagcggcggcggcggcgagggcgagctgcagctggaacacGAGCGGGTCAAGACCCAGCTGAGCACCAGCCTCTACATCGGCCTCAAGCTGAGCACCGACCTGGAGGCCGTCAAGAGCGACCTGGACTGCACGCAGCGGGCGTGGGAGGACAAGGAGCGGGAGCTGCAGCGCCTGCTGGAGACGCTGGGCACCCTGGACGTGGCGGAGGCTCCGGCGGAGCCCcgcggggcggcgggcggggcgcggcCGCCGGGGgcaggatggatggagcaggCACGGGCGCTGCGCAAGGACCGAGCCGACAACGACGAGGACTCGGACACGGGGCTGAGCTCCATGCACAGCCAGGACTCGGACTCGCTGCCCGTGTGCGAGTCGCTGGTGTAGCCGCCGGGCCCCGCGGTCAGCccggggggagcggggctgccGGGGCAGGGGGGGAGCTCCCGGAGCGGGAGGCAGGCGCTCGCAcagaggaaacattttaattcgAGCTCTGGAGTTTGAACTTGTTCCGACTAGTCGTCCGCGGGCAGCGTTTAGGCTGGCTCGCCGGTGCTTTTATCTAAGGAAGAGAAAACCCGCAGCGTGTTTTGTGTTTCGTTCACGTCTGGGGTTGCTCGCTCCTTAAATCCTGCCGCGTCCGAAGCTTTTCTTGCCGGGCCTTTTAATCCCCCGGCTGCCCACGATCTCCCCGCTGTAGTCCGAGGCTGCTCCGGGGAAGCTCTTCAGGAGCGAAGGGCCGGGACGCGCTCCCGAGCGGGGATCAGCATCTCCCGAAGGGGTTCTCGCCATGGCAGGGTCGGATGGTGGCTTCTGGTGGGCACCGCCGGGCTCTAGTGGCCGACACAAACACACCCGGCTCCTTTACAGGCAAAAAGTCGCGACACCAAAGCCGCTGACCACTTAAACACTCCGGGGGAAAAGAGGCGACAGTCCTACTGACAGCGGCATCTCCAGCTTTTGGACCCTACTGCAGTTCCTTTTGGCAACGAAAAGGGGTGATAAAtcacttccttttctctctttttctaaaGAACAAGCTAAATCAAGATATAGGTTAACACGTATTAACTCTGCTCGGCGTAGTGCTTTTCCTTATGCATAGATAAGAGTGCTTTGTTTAAAGGCGAACTGAGAAATCGGTGTGTGTACTCGATGGAGGGCAATTAGCGGTGCCTGTTTGTCCACAGCCTTCAACTACACTTTTTCAGGCTGGCTGATCTTTGGCTGAGCTTGGTTGTAGATAAACAAGGTACAGAATCAGCTTGAGCTACCGTTTTTAATAACATAGTTCATACCAGGCCAAGAGATGCAACGATAAAAGCATGACTCAAGCCCTACCTGCACTACAGCTTAATTCTTTTCAGTTATtccaataaaacaaaaaagcagccATCAGCTGTAACATGCATTTCACTTAACTGCCAAATCTTCCTCTGCAGCTTAACTCTTGCCCAGAATATATGATCTGCTCTTGCAGTAAGAGACATTAAGGATTTTTGTATTCCAGAGTAATTGCAGGAATAGTTTAAGTGGTGAGAGACCAGAGAATGTTGAGTCAGGTCCGACTGATGGTGtgaactttttaaaacttctgagattattatttatgtaagattatttataaaagttttcatttaacagtaagaaattatatatatatatattaaaaaaaaagggttaCACCAATAGACcagttctttattttcattaaaaacctCACAGCCTTCTCACCCAAAGACCGTGTTCCACTCTTGCAGTGTTCCTGTTGGTGAGAATTCTGATGGACATCAGAAAATTAGGTTCAGGAGCTGCTCAGTTTGAAAGCAAGCAGAGAAATGCTGTCTGTGGATTTGCAGAGGCTGTACAATTTTCTATATGCTATAACTCTTGATAAATGTTACTCCACTGAATGGGTCTCAGTTGTAACAAactgcagtttattttaaatgctgattatataatttttttttcatattttagtcaaccttggaaaatatttaagaacCTATTTTTAGAGCTAATAAAACTCTTAATAAAGCTGAACAAGTGTTCCCAATTGAGTGTGATTTAAAAATCGGGCCAGGACTGGGATTCTGTGGTGTCACTTTGTGTGCAAAGCAAGTAGAAAGATCCACCAAGGGATGTCCCTCGTCCCCTCTctttctgctggcacagggaccctcaggtgccagcagcagcagtggattTAGAGGCATCAGCACACATCCAGAGTGAGGAATTTGGattttcctgggagcagagctgggggacaggggggtcctgctgctgccctgcctctgcAGTGTGGATGGGATGGGTGGTGGTGCAAGGACCTGTCTGCAGCTTCCCCGGGACTGGTGTGGCCAATAAACCCGAGCTGCCTTTGCCTCAGCTCTCCCATTGCCACACCGAGCAGGTAAAGAGCAGATAAAGGCTGCACATCCCCCTGCTGCTGACATCAGGCAGGCTGTGGAGCCAGAGCTGAGGCAAGGCAGGCAGTTCCAAGTTGTAAAGCAGAGTCTGCCTACTCATCCTCAGCTAGGAAAATCCATAAAACCAGACAAACCCACTCTTGCCTTAGGCTGCTCAGGGCCATGCTTGTGGCACCGTGTGGTGCTTGCTCTTGGCTCCCCCGTGGCTAGAGTGAATTCTTAGGAGCACCTATTTGAGTTCTTACACTGTGCAGGTGAAATTGGGTAAATTTATTGGCTGTTTAAACAGCTACAAGTGCAAGAGGCTCACAGACTGAATTCCAGCATCCTCACAAATCCCTGTTGCTCTCAGAGCATTATTAAAACAtcaggagagaagaggaaacCACTGTTTGCGTTGGACCAGGtgcttctcccttcccttctgggCTTGCACATCCTCACGCAGAGAGAAGCCACAGGATGCTTGTCAGGGAATTTGGCTCTGGGGTTTTGCTGGGCACATAGCCAAGGGTTAGGTGAGCTGACTCAGAGTCACAGGTAGAAGggcagaatttttatttcctttgcagttCAGACAGAATGGGAGAGGGAGATAGCAGCAGAAAAACCCCTGACCAGCACTGTGATGGAAATCCACCTTCTGGAACCACGGAGAGAGAGGTGAAGGACCCAACAAACCCAGGCTTTGGGGATGTTTCAATACTCTTCTATCTTTCAGAGTCAATTCCAACctaatctttctttcttcctaagACAGATACAGGTAGCcatgaattaaataaaaacctaaaagcACTGCAATTTCTGTGAATTGTGTATAGTATCAGCTTGCCCTATTTATTCAACAGCCTGCTGCTCTAAGGAATCCTCATGGGCTGAGGCCATCAGGCTTTTCTCAGTCCATAGCTGCAGAAATCAAAAGTTTTGTCCAGGAGATATAAATCAGAGTAGCAGCAGGCCTTAGTTTGAGGCACCCTTTAAACAAGCACTGCAAAGCACGCAGGTCCTGTGTGTCTGCTGCCCTTGGCCAAGCTTTTTCTGACCCTACACTGCACTTTCTGTTGTGCCTCTGCAGGAGTTCCTGGGACCAGACAGTGAAAAAAGAGATGAACTTTAATTTAGGTGAGGCCCTGATGGGGCtcaatgcaaaatgtttttggCAATGACAAGGTAGGGTGGTAAAAATGAGGAATTGAAGGCCCTTGGAAAGGTGGAACTGATCCTTTCAGCAATGGGCACTGTTTTATGCTGACTTGCACGCTGGCAAAAGCTTCCTTCAGGCTGTAAATATCCTCCACTCACAGCCTAAGTGAAGGTTTGGAGAGTGGAAAActgaggctgcagctgaaaCTTCTTTGACATCAATTCCACTCACCTATATTAAACCCAAAATAAGCCAAACAGCGCAGCTCTTAGCCTTGACCTTGtttcaaaaaccccaaatcaagCAATATTACCAGAATGAAAGCTCTGTGTTAAATTTGATATATTTCTGGTTCTTAGCCTGTGTAAGAGATCTGCCAGTTTGAATAAGCACTTTGTGGGGATATCATTTGATGCCTTCAAGAGGGgaggaaaatacatttactGTAATGAACACCACTGGAGTGCAAAATGAATGACCTATTAATTATTGCCACAGCCTCCAAACCAGCATGTAGGCACAAAATCAGTCTGGCTGCTTCATGGTGATGGATCCTTTTGCAAAGAACCTACAGTGAGGGTTTCAGACAAGATACAGTCAAAGGAGGGAAGCAGGTaggtgggaaaaggaaaacatcccTGAGCTTTCTCTTGACTCCTTGCATGAAACATATGTTCCAGGTTCACTTTAGAAATAATCTGTGTTCCTGTGTCTGGAGAGATATGTGCAGAAACCACCCTCCCTCCCAGGTTCTACAGCACTTGgggatttttccccctttcacgtgctctgagctgggaatgtAGCTCAATACAtgaaaagagcagcagaggccTTGAAATAACAGGTCTGGTGAGCTGTGCTGGTTAAGGAGTTGAAATACAAGCCACTGTGGATTGTTGGGAGCAGTTGTCCTTTGAAGTCACTTGATATTATTGCTCCTGAGCTGGCACACAAAGTTTGGAGAAATGAGCCTGGCAAAGTGCAGGGAGCCTACATGGATGTCGCTCCTTTTCTGCAAAATCTCATTGCTAAATGAACTTGGAAGCttaacagaaagggaaaaattaataaactcAAAGCAAATCTTGGCTCTGTAAGCAAATTAGCCAACTATCTTTGAGCAGAATTGTCAAATAGTATTTTGAGAAACAGTGCTCACATAATTTACTGCATGGCTTGTGTAAATGCATCAGAGCAGAACCTCCCATCAGGGTGGATTGTCACTCTCTGAATGACACAGATTCCTTAACAGCACAGTCTGCTCCCAAAATACAGCTTCTGCAGGCTTTACACTCTACATTTCAGCTTGTTTACACTTCAAGCTTTATTTGGGAAGGTTTATTACAATGCCTTTACCTCAGTTTCGAAAATGCTCCAGAAAGTCATTGATGTTCCatgaaaaaacagtttaaaaaaaaatgccaggaacttttttcctccctcctgcccacctgcccttccccctgctcctcagcacctGCTCTGAATTTCATCAACAGCTTTCTTCAGATTACTGGGACTCCATGGGTTCAGAATCCTACTtggtgagagagagagagagggaaggagagagggaaagagagagagagaaaggaggaagggaagggaagggaagggaagggaagggaagggaagggaagggaagggaagggaagggaagggaagggaagggaagggaagggaagggaggaagggaggaagggaggaaggaaggaaggaaggaaggataaGTTTGGTGCTGGTCTTGCTCAACTCCTTtgtcccctctccccccaccttattttttttttccttttatcatgTTTCCAAGCTACCTTTGGAATTTTCCCCTTCTACTTGGAGGTGAGCAGTTCTCACACAGGAAGGGAGCACATCTGCCCAGGTGACATTCTGGGGTGGCACTGCTGTGGAGCTTTGGGGTGGGAAGGCACAGTTGCTATTGCAGAATACCTTGAGAGGGGAGTGGTGTCTTATTTCCCTCACAGAGTAAGATTTGATGCAGGTATTTACTGTGTGACCACCTGGCAGAAGGAGGCCTGATCTGctccaaaaaaatgaaatgtattgaaaatgaaatgtattgaaaatgaaaaatactgaaaaagaaatattggaaatgaaaaagattgaaaatgaaatattggaatgaaaatattgaGGTGCTGTTCAGTGAAAGCATTGAACAATGCCAGTCTCCTGTGCTGGAGTGTGGGCTCTCCCCTTTTCTGAATGGTTACAAACAGCCTTTCCTATTCAGCAGCTCAGTGGAGCCACTGCAGAGTGGCCTCAGAACACCATCCTGCTCAGCCACTCGGGATTTTATAGAGtttactggggaaaaagaatcaaaacaacaaaaaacccaacaaaaagtATCTGTGACTCATGGAAAGAGCTCTTACATGTCTGAAACATACTATCATCAGCTTACTAGCACTGCACTTCACATGGCTTAATTATGTGATTATTTAGTCTATTATCTccacaagaaattattttcatcagtCAAATTGTGCTCATGAGCAGGTCTTTGGAAAATGTGTTAGAAGCCtctaggaaaaatatttaatcctTGTTTCAATTTAATGTAATCCCCTTGTTTTAATCTCTTCCAGTGTAGTTTTTTTACATGTAATCAGGCTATTAGTTTATGCATTTAATTATCAGTGTAGCCTTATATGGTTATTTTCTGCCTTCCACTGAATCTCCCCTTGACAGACATATCTTAAGAACAGATGAGAAGTAACTTTGGAAATTAAGAGAGACATGGATCACCTTCTGAAAACATTGGTGCTTGTTCTTCCTACCacaagcacagaagaaaatgatttGCTTTTAACTGCAGATATCTAGCATTTCTGTTTAACTTTCTTTGCTCTTCACTTTCTTACTGAAGGGTTTGCACATGATTCTGTTCCCAGTTTCCTTTTTGGAGTGACCAATGATGGGAATCCTGAATCACCAACAGGTTAAAAGTTCAAAGCCAGGTTGCCAtcatttctatatttctatatttatttctatatttctatatttctatatttctatatttctatatttctatatttctgtTCCTGCATACTTTCTGTGTCCCCTACCTTCTGTCCTTCATTTCAAAGAAGTATTACCCTGGCCAGGAAATAGATTCAGGCCCTCAAATTTGGCCATCCTTCAAAGGCAGATGGAGCACAGAGAGCCCCAGGTGTCCTGTAGCACCCAGAATGTTCCACACAGCTGTGCCCACCTGCAGGAATGAGCTGATCAGAAATGcctttcctcagctcctgcagctaAAGACAGGTTTGAAATCACCCTGCTGTAAATTGTTCATTCTtagccctggcagggctggctaAGGCTCTTCAGCAGGTGATTCCAGTGTGAAATAAAGGAACCTAACACCTGGGTATTTTGGATTAATTTTGACAGAGTCCCTGGTTTCAGGCTGTGGATTTCTAATaacagcatctcctgctcccTACCTGCCAGGTGTATGGTTGGAAAAGCAAATGGCATTCTGGCTTAGAGGGATTTATGAGCCAGAAATGAGCATGGgccttgctgctttctgttctgctgGGGAATGGAAGCTTTTCCTGGGTGAGGAGGGCATGGACAAGAGTGTGGAGAACAAAACTGTGTCAGAAGAGAAGTGAGCTGAGCCCAGACTAAAGGGAGAGGAGCAAACTGAAGGGAAGCAGCAAGAAAGGACGAGAAGCCTGGgcaccaggagagcagcagggagaaggaacaagctcctgcccagcagcaaaGTCTGTCACAGCCTGCACACCTTGGAGCTGTTCCACTGACTGGGAGGGGCAGGacacacagccacagcatcctcacagcagctgcacagccacagaACAATAAACACTGCAGCCAGGTGGGCAGGGGGAAAGAGACACCCGTGAAactcctgtgttttcctgaggtTCTGCCCACCCAGCTGAAAAGGCCAGTGGCTGCAGGATTTGCAACACACAACAGTGCTGAGAATTTGAGGATGAGATGTCATTCCATTTCCTTACCAGTTATACTTGGTAAATATGGAAGAATGAGTGTTTCCCTAGATGATAAATAGTTTATATCACCAGTTTCTCTGCATCAAAAAATACATGATAAAATGTCTTTGGACATTTGGACATTTGGTCTTTCCTAGAGCTTTTATAACCTGGGATGTTGTCATGTTGCTCTGCTTACCAGCATGATTTGCCAAAAAACCATGGCCCAAAGAAAACAGGCTATTTTAGCTTAATTTAATAGGCAAGCTTAAGGAAAAAGCAAATCCAGACCTATCACTCCTGTTTACAGAAATCAGATTGGAAAGGCCATTGCACATGGTTTGCAAGCACGTTTTGTAAACTAGTTTGTGTAAAACAAGCCAGCTGAGCGAGACTGAAATTTCAATTGTTTAAAGTCTCTCATCATGTGTCACCAGGGTGATTCACATGTAGATCACTTAATCTAGTTAATGGACACAATTACCATTTTTGACAATATTAATTGGACCTCCATTTATActcctttctgtattttaccTTCATAACCACCTCCACAATTAGCAACTCCTATAGCTTCAGGAGGCCTAAAGGAATAGTTTATTTCTATAGAACATATATTTCCTTATTAACTACTCTTTCATTTCCCCTCCCTTCAATACTTTTCCTCACAGAACTTCcaatcctttttcttctcctccaaTCAGCAGCCTATTGGACTTGATCTTTGCAATTAAGAAGGGTGAGAGACACTGCCTGCTCAGAATTGGTTTGTCACGCACCTTCAGCTTAAGGCTTAGAACTGCTAAGTCACAGTTGTTCTAAGATGCCACACCAGCATTCTGATAGCTCTTTTACCTATAAAACTAAAGAATGTTTAGTTCCAATTGCACCTAATTGTGGCATAAATCACTGCTGTATCCACAGACAGGTTTCATTCTCCATTTCCTGGATATCtgcaataaagaaaactatatgTTCTGTAAAGATCCATCCATGAGCAaaattttccagcagtttttttcccctgaatatTGTTGggtgtattttaattttcttatttaacaaAAGTAAAACACTTTGTGAAAAGAGTGGCTCTGACAAAGGGGCTTTACCTGGTGGGCAGGCACTGCTCCAAAACCTGCTCAGGTGagctctgcaggcactgctggctgcctgggaCACGGCTGCCAGCATCAAAAGATTCTCCTTTTCCATATGCCATACCTGGCAATTTCAGGTGAGGAGGACTTTAGATTATTTCCTTCAGGCAGTCTATTGCCAGTAGAGCATTTTGAACTGAGCTCAGTCCTGAGGTTTTCATCTCTgcttcaaaaaaacccctataaACAGAGTATTTTAGATTACTGAAGGGCAGTGCTGTGGAGATCTGTATTGCCACAAAAGGCTTCATTACACAAATATTTGATGCTGAGAAAGAATGCATCTTTGATTAGGGCTCAAAAGGAACAGCTCCAAAGACATTTTATCATGTATTTTTTGATCTGCCCAGATGAAAGCCCTAGCTATTATGGAGTACAAGTGAACATTAGTGCTGGTTCTGTTGTCTAGAACCCCTCTGTGATTAGTGCTCCACAAGTTCCAAAGTTTGGTCCCTCACCAAGAGCTTGTACGTGGGAAGGTAGCTGTGATACAAAGGATGTAATTAACCTGaggaatttacattttattcaaATTGCTAACGAACAAAATAATGCCAGACACAAGAATGGAAAGTACCAAACCTGTTGTCTAAGTCAGAAAGCATTTTAGATATTGAATTATGAGCTTTAATAAAAGCAGGCCCTGAATAGTTACTGACTGGATGGAAAAGCACAAATAATGGAATTCATGGGAAAATGGTGCAATTGGAACTTGCTTTCAACACTTCACATGgctttataaatatttagcaCATGACACACAGGTGCCCTTTTCCTACTGCTTTGTGTCTCCTCTTAGAGCAGGCAGACACTGCCTAAAACAGATTAGAGCCTTGCAAAATCTTTATTAACAATTAGCCTCCAA
This sequence is a window from Parus major isolate Abel chromosome 5, Parus_major1.1, whole genome shotgun sequence. Protein-coding genes within it:
- the RASSF10 gene encoding ras association domain-containing protein 10 → MEPEERKISVWICQEEKLISGLSRRTTCSDVVRVLLEDSHHRRQRPAPPEPAGGMLSGPPHSYCIVEKWRGFERILPNKTKILRLWVAWGDEQENVRFVLVRSEASLPNAGPRSAEARVVLSRERPGRGLGAARASLALTQERQRRVVRKAFRKLAKINKKRQQPLAREASSAERMETLVHLVLSQDHTIRQQIQRLRELDREIDRYEAKIHLDRMKRHGVNYVQDTYLVGTGGEPEPGREPGQPEEQQQQQLQEEENYARKCEEVLQLQEQRAQQEELLEHLAAEIQEELNERWMKRRREELELAAGPGLADTDCDTTELSGGGGEGELQLEHERVKTQLSTSLYIGLKLSTDLEAVKSDLDCTQRAWEDKERELQRLLETLGTLDVAEAPAEPRGAAGGARPPGAGWMEQARALRKDRADNDEDSDTGLSSMHSQDSDSLPVCESLV